Below is a genomic region from Hylemonella gracilis.
CCGAGCTGCTGGAATTCCGAGCCGTCACCCAGCGTCACAACCGGGCTGCGACTGGCCCCCGCTTCGTAGGCCTCGCGGAACAGCACCCGCACGTCCTGCTCGGGTGCGGCCAGGTCGCTGGCGAGCAGAAAGCTGCGGTCCCAGTGCAGCACCACCACGTCACCCGGGCCCAGGGCCAAGGGTTCACCGCCTTCCAGTTGCAGCCAGGCCCGGCCGCGCAGGATGGCGAAAAACTTCAGCCCTTCGGGCCGGGGCATGCGCAGGGACCAGGCGCCGCTGGCGCGCAACTCGCCCGACACCACCGTCTGGAGTTCCGCCACGCGGATCAAGTCGGACAGCGGGTCCACGCCGATTTCTGAACTTTCAATCATGATTCGCGGCTTCCGAAGCATTCAAAGTTCGACCACTTTAGCCCAAACTGCCATCCTCCGCCGAGCCTGGCGCCTGCCGAAACACCAGGCACGACCGCCAGCCCCGCGGCCTCCACTGCTTCAAGGAATTCCAGAATGAGTGCTTACACACTGCCAGTCCAGCAGCCGCTGGGCTCCGGTTTCCACGCCACCTCCACGGCAAATGAGGTGATGCGTGGCATTTCCCTCGCCGGCCGCACCGCCATCGTGACCGGCGCTTACTCCGGCCTGGGACGGGAAACGGCACGCGCCCTGGTCGCGGCCGGTGCGCGGGTTATCGCTCCCGCACGCGACGTGCCACGTGCCGAGGCGGAACTGGCTGAGATCCCCGGTGTCGAGGTCTGGCCCATGGACCTGCTGGACCCAGCCTCCATCGACCGCTTTGCCGCCCGCTTTCTGGCCGAAGGACAAGCGCTCGATCTGCTGATCCTCAACGCGGGCATCATGGCCCTGCCCGAGCGGCAGCTCGACGCCCGCGGACTCGAGCTGCAGTTCGCGACCAACCACGTCGGCCACTTCCAGTTGACCGGGCGGCTTTGGCCAGCCCTGGCGGCAGCGGGCAAAACCACGGGCGCCCGCGTGGTCGTGGTGTCCTCGCGCGGGCACCGCTTCTCGCCCGTGGTCTTCGACGATCTTCACTTCGAGCACCGTCCCTACGAACGCTGGGCCGCCTACGGCCAGTCCAAGACGGCCAATGTGCTGTTCGCACTGGAGTTGGACCATCGCGGCCAGGCACAGGGCCTGCGGGCCTTCTCGGTTCACCCGGGCGGCATCGTGGACACCAACCTCGCCAAGCACCTGAGCCAGGACGAGTTGCGCGCCGTCGGCGCCATCGACGAACAGGGCCGCCCCGTGGTCGACGCGGCCAAGGGCTTCAAGAACGTGGCCCAAGGCGCCGCCACGCAGCTCTGGTGCGCCACCAGCCCCCGGCTCGCGGGCCTGGGCGGCCTGTACTGCGAGGACGGCGACGTGGCGCCGCTGGTCGGCGCATCGACCGGCAGCGACTGGCACCAGGTTGCCGCACGCAGCCAGGCCGGTGTGTTCGCGCACGCCGTGGACCCGGCAGCCGCCCAGCAACTCTGGACCCTCAGCACAACGCTCACCGGCGTGACTTACCCATGAACGACTTGTCCATGAACTCCCCTCGAACCACGCCCACCAGCGGTCGTACCCGGTTTGCCAGCGGACTGGCGCCCCTATTGGCCTTGACCTGCATGGCCTGCGGCGAAACGCCGCAGAAGACGGGCCACAGCAGCTCGCCGCAATGGAAGCACGGCCGCTTCGAAAACACCCAGCCCATCGCGCCGACCGGCCTCTGGAAAGGGTTGAAGCTGGGTTGGGCCTTCATCTTCGACAAGCCCCAAGGCTCGGCCCCGACCGATGCCATTCCCGTGCAGGCGCTGACGCGCGACGCCCTGCTGCTGGCGCCGGACGGCAGCCTCTACCGTCTGGGACATTCGACGCTGCTGCTGAAACTGCGCGGCCGGTTCTGGCTGACCGACCCGGTGTTCGCGCAACGTGCCTTCCCCGTGCAGTGGATGGGCCCCGCACGCTTCCACGCCCCGCCCATCGCACTCGACGCGCTGCCGCCCATCGAAGGCGTGCTGCTGTCACACGACCATTACGACCACCTGGACCACGGCAGCATCCTGGCACTGGCGGACAAGGCCCAACACTTCGTCGCGCCGCTGGGCGTGGGCGACCGCCTGATCGCCTGGGGCGTGGATCCGGCCAAGGTGTGGCAGCTGGATTGGTGGGACAGCGTCGAGATCGACGGCCTGCGTTTTGTCGCGACGCCCGCACGGCATTTCTCCGGGCGGGGACTGAGCGATGCGAACAGCACGCTGTGGTCGTCCTGGGTGGTGATTGACGGCGGGCAGCGCCTGTTCTTCAGCGGCGATGGCGGTTACTTCGATGGCTTCAAGGCCATTGGCGAACGCTACGGCCCCTTCGACGTGACCCTGCTCGAATGCGGCGCTTACGACGAGCGCTGGGCCGAAGTCCACATGCAGCCGGAAGAGGTGCTGCAGGCCTACAAGGACCTGCGCGGCCGCTGGCTGGTGCCCATCCACAACGGCACCTTCGACCTGGGCCTGCACCCGTGGAAGGAACCGTTCGAACGCTTGAGCGCGCTGGCGCAAGCGGATGGCAACACGCAGCTGGCCTGGCCGGGCGTGGGCGAACGCCTGTCGCTGGCGCGGCCCGGGGAGACGCTGGGAACGGCAGACCAGGCGCCCTGGTGGCGCGACCTACGCTGAGGCGGGCGCCCCAAGCTCCTGCGCAGTCTCGGCGACCAGGGCGCGCAGCCAGCGGTGCGCCGGGTCATGCCGGTAGCGCGCGTGCCAGGCCATTTCCATCGGGAAGGTGCCGAGGTCGACGGGTGAGGGCAAGACCTTGAGTCGGGTGTCACGCGCCAGGTGCTTGCAGATCAGGCGCGGCAAAGTCGCGCAGTAGTCCGTCACAGCGACAACCTCCGGAACAGCCAGGAAGTTGGTGACGGACACCACCACCTCGCGCTTCAGCCCTGTGCGCTGCAAGGCCTGGAACAGGCCCACACGCAGGCGCCCCGGTGGCAGCACGTTGACGTGCTTGAGTTGTTCGTACTGTCGCTTGGTGATCTTGTTCTCGATCTGCGGATGGTCGGCCCGCACGATGCAGGCCAGGCCATCGTCCGTCAGGTGCTGGACGATGAGGTTGTCCGGCGGGTCGGCAATGCGGCCCAGCGCCATCGCGGTCATCCCCGAAACGACCCCGGTCTCCACCAGATCGCTGCCGTAGGGCGTGAAGCGCAGCCGGATGCCAGGCGCGCGCTCGCGCAGCTTGGCCACCAGGGCCGGTACCAGCACGAATTCCACGTAACTGTTCGGGGCGATGGTGATGAGCTGCTGCGCTCGCGTTGGGTCGAACTCCTGCTGCCCGAGGATCACCCCGTCCAGGCTGGCCAGCGCCGCCGTGATGACCGGCGCCAGTTCCTCGGCCTTGGGCGTCGGCTGCATGCCATAACGCTCGCGGATGAACAGGGGGTCGCGCAGCATCTCGCGCAGGCGATTCAGCGCGTTCGAGAGCGAGGGCTGCGTGATGCCCAGCCTTTCCGCGGCGCGGGTCACGCTGCGCTCTTCCATCAACACGGTGAAAACCGGCAGCAGGTTCAGGTCGTACTTCACCCAGTCATTATGTTGAATGAATATCTGGAATTCAACTAATAAATTGGATCAATAGCTCATTCCTCTCCATCATTGACCCCAGCGAAAGGTTTCCGGGTCACTCCGGGATTGCTGCAGCCCCTTCGCCCCACCTCTGACCCTGTTGCATCGAACCTTTCACTGGAGAACCCCATGATCACGTTTTACGCCTACGGCGCCCCGAACCCTCACAAGGTGTCCATCGCCCTGCTCGAACTCGGCCTGAAGCACGAAATCAACGTCGTCGAGATCTGGAAGGGCGCCGGCCAGACACCCGAGTTCCTGGCCCTCAACCCGAACGGCAAGGTGCCGGTCATCGTCGACCACGACACGGGCCTGACGATCTCTGAATCCAACGCCATCCTGCTCTACCTGGCCGAGAAGACCGGCAAGCTGTTGCCGACCGATCCGAAGCTGCGCCAGCGCGCGCTGGAACTGCTGTTCTTCCAGGCCTCGGGCGTTGGCCCCATGTTCGGCCAGCGCGCCTGGTTCACACTGTTCGCGCAGGAGAAAGTGCCCTACGCCATCATCCGCTACCGCTATGAGGCCGAACGCCTGACCGGTGTCATCGAAAAGCTGCTGCAAGACGGCAAGCCCTGGTTCCTCGGCGACGACTACTCCATCGTCGACATCGCCTTCATGGGCTGGATCTGGACCGCAGTGCAAATGCATTTCCCGATCGATGACTATCCGAAGCTCAAGGCCTGGTTCGACCGCATGCTGACCCGTGACTCGGTGAAGCAAGGCTTGGTCACGCCCAACCCGCTGCCGACCTTCGGCGCACCGGCCACCGCCGACTGATGTTCATCACCCGGGCGCGGCGGACACACCCATGCCGCGCCCAAACGAAAACTGGACTCCCGAAAGGATTTTCATCATGGCACTCCAAGACCTGCTCCCTGGCCGACTCGGCTTCGGCACCGCCCCGCTGGGCAATATGTTCCGCGCCATCCCGGAGGCTGAAGCCCGGGCGACCGTCGACGCCGCCTGGAGCGACGGCATCCGCTACTTCGACAACGCGCCCTTCTATGGTGCCGGCCTCGCGGAATTCCGCATGGGCGAAGCGCTGGCCGGCAAGCCGCGCGACGACTATGTGATCAGCACCAAGGTCGGCCGCCTCGTGCTCGACGAAGTGGAAGATGTGAGCACACGCGATCTGGGCGAGAAAGGCGAGGTCTTCAAGCACGGCCGCCCGAACAAGATCGTCAATGACTACTCCGAAGACGCCACCCTGCGCTCCATCGAGGACAGCCTGAAGCGCCTGCAGACCGATCGCATCGACATCGTCTGGGTCCATGACGTGGCCCAGGACTTTTATGGCGACGAATGGCTGGGTGTGTTCGAAAGCGCGCGCAAGGGCGCCTTCAAGGCACTGGACCGACTGCGCGACGAAGGCGTGATCACAGCCTGGGGCCTGGGCGTGAACCGCGTGGAGCCCATTGAGCTGCTTCTGGACCTGCAGGGCCCGCGCCCGGATGGCTTCCTGCTGGCCGGTCGCTACACCTTGCTGGACCATGAACGCGCCTTGCAACGCGTGATGCCCAAGGTGAGCGAGCGGGGCCTGGGCATCGTGGTGGGCGGCCCCTACAGCTCAGGCGCCTTGGTCGGCGGGCCGAACTTCGAGTACGCGCCTGCCACGCCCGCCATCCTCGACAAGGTGGCGCGCATCAAGGCCCTGGCGGATCGCCATGGCATCAGCATGAAGGCCGCCGGCCTGCAGTTCGCCCTGGCCCATCCAGCCGTGGCGGCCGTCATTCCCGGCGCCAGCCAGCCCGGCCGCATCGCCGAGGACCGTGCCGCACTGAACGAACGGGTACCGACGGATTTCTGGCGCGAGCTGCGCGCGGCGGGTGTGGTGCATCCGACGGCGCCCTTGCCGGGCGGCGCCTGACCGCACACGACAACGCCACGCCAAGACTCCGTGACACGCCCCATCGTCGCCTGGTCCCTGCGCGGTGTGCGCGGGGACAGTAGCGAGATTCAGGTCTTGGGTTCCAATGGCTGGAACATGGTCCGTCGTGTGTTGCGGAAATGGGGCCGCGTGCGGTCGCTCCAGGGTGTGCCCCGGACCGCCAGCCAGGGCGGCGAGCCGAGCGTGCTTTCGCTCACCAGGTCATAACAAGCCAGGGAGCGCGGCCCCCCGTCGTGGTTAGTCCAGCGCTGGGCTCGCACGCATCCGGGCACGCTGGCCAGGCCCGGCATGTGCTCGACGGCGTACCAGCGCTCGATCTCCTCCAGCCAACCCTCGTTCGCATCGGTTTCGACCACGTAATGCGCGTGCGGCACCGCTCCCGTCGACGCACCGGACAGATCCAATTGCTTCTCCAGGCGATGCAATTCGGCCGCGGCCAGCCCGAGCACGGCCAGGCGCGCCTTCCAGGCACGCCAGACCACCTCTTCGAGCGGGAGCCGGCGCGGCAGGTTCAGATAGCCGTACACCAGATCCTGCTGCGGGTGATGCGCAAAGCGCAGCGAGGCCGCCTCCGGATAGGCGGCACGCAGCTTGCCGATCCAGTCCTCACCCAACTCGTGTTGCAATTCCCGCAGGCTGGCGCGCAACAACAGACAATCGACGGACAGGGGTGCGCTTTTCAATGGCCCACCTCCAGCGCCACCAGCAGGCGCGACACCATGTTGTAGGCCGCGATGGTGACCACCAGGTCGAGCAACTGGCGCTCCTCCATCGAGGATGCGAGTTGGTGCATCAGGGCCGGATCGACCTGGATGTCGCGCGTCATCTGATCCGTCAGCCGCAGTGCCGACGACTGCAGGGGACCCAGGCTCTCAATCGCGTTGAGGGACGGCAGGCGCAGCGCTTCGATGAGGGTCTCCGGCACCCCCGCGGCGCGTGCATGCGGCACATGCGCGTCGAACTCATACGGCGCGCCATTGAGCACCGCCACGCGCAGGATCACCAGTTCGCGCAGGTCCGCGGGCAAGGTGCTGCGGTTGCGCACCGCTGACAGCAGTTGCTCCCAGCCCTCGGCCATGGGCGGGCTGTTGAGCAGTACCTGGTAAAGCGGTGAGATGCGGCCGCGCGCCTGCGCGATGCGCGCCTCCAGCGCGGCCAAGTCAGGATTGGACCCGGGTGTGATGGGTGCGATGCGCATGTCGGCGGGTCAATCGGGCTTGATCTGTTTGGCCTTGACCACGCGGGCCCATTTGTCCGTGTCCGCGCGCAGCAGGGCCGCGAGTTCCGCGGGCGAATTCGCGCCGGGCTCGGCGCCCGAGGCTGCCAGCTTGCTGCGCACGGCCTCTTTCTGCAAGGCATTGCGCACCGCGCGATTGACGCGATTGACTTCCGCGGCTGGCGTGCCCTTGCCCGCAAACAGGGCATACCAGTTGTCCGAGTCCACGCCGGCGATGCCCATTTCCTTGAAGGTCTTCACTTCCGGCAGCAAAGGATGGCGGCGCGCGGAGGCAATGCCGATGGCCTTGAGCTTGCCCCCCTTGATGTGGTTGATGAGACCGGGAATGTCACCGAAGAAACCGTCCACGTGACCGGCGATCACATCGGTGATGGCGGGCGCGGCGCCTTTGTAGGGCACGTGCATGAGCTTGATGCCGGCCGCGTCATTCAGCAGTTCCATGGCCAGATGCGGCACGCTGCCCGAGCCGGAAGAGGCCATGGCCAGCGCCTCGGGGCCGCGCTTGCGCGCCGCCTCGACAAATTCGGCGCCTGTGTTGTAGGGCGCGTTGGTGGGCACCACCAGCACCTCCACGTTGTTGACGACCAGGGACACCGGTGTCAGGTCCTTCAGCGGGTCGTAGCTCAGGCGGGGGTACAGAGAGGGATTGATGGCGACGGCGCCGACGCTGGTCAACCAAAGCGTCGCGGCATCCGGCGCGGAACGCGCCACGAACTCAGCCGCGATGGCGCCATTGCCGCCGGGCTTGTTCTCGATGATGACCGGGTGCCCCAGCTCTTGCGTCATGGCCTCACCCAGGGTGCGAGCCACGAAATCCACCGGGCCACCGGGCGGAAAGGCAACGATCAGGCGCGTGACCTTGCCTTGCGCCCGCAGGGGCAGGGCGGCACCGAACAGGGCAGCGCCGGCGCCCAATGAGAAATTGCGGCGGTTCAGGAAATGGTGGTTCATGTCGGTCTCCAAGTGGTGAGGGTGATGGGTGAGTCAGTGAGCGGCGTGATCGGTTTGCTCGGGGTTGGCACCTCAATCGCAGCGCACGGACATGCCGCCGTCCACCACGATCTCGGTGCCCGTGATGAAACGGGCCTCGTCGCTGGCCAGGAAGGCGGCCGCGGTCGCCGTGTCCCGGCCGTCGCCCATGAAGGGCAAAGGGATGCGGGCCTGGCGGGCCTGCAACAGGGCCTGGAGGTCACCGCCCGCGCGCTGGCCGGCCAGGCGCGCCTCCACCATGGGCGTGTGCAACTGGCCAGGCACCACGGTGTTGACGCGGATGCCGCGGCTGGCGTATTCGACCGCCATCACCTTCGACATCTGGATCACCCCGGCCTTGGCGGCGGCGTAGGCTACCTGGGCGGCCCCGGTCCAGCGCAGGCCAGAGGTGGAGGCCACATTGACGATGACTCCCGCGCCCTGCGCCAGCATGGCCGGCAGCACATGCTTGCTGGTCAGGAACACGCTCTTGAGGTTGAAGGCGATCTGTTGGTCCCACACCGCCTCGCTCATCTCCAAGGGACCACCCTTGGCGGAACCACCGACGTTGTTGACCAGGATGTCGATGCGGCCTTCGACTTCCAGCACGCGCCGCACCGCCGCCTCGACCGAGGCCGACTGGGTGACGTCGCATTCACCGCCGATGAAACGCCCGGCACAGGCCGCCACCTTGTCGGCCGTGTCACTGAGCCGCCGCGCGTCCAGGTCCACGCCATGGACGATGGCGCCTTCCTGCGCGAAGCGCACGGCCACGGCACGGCCGTTGCCCCAACCGGGTCCGACGGAACCCGCGCCAGTGACCAGGGCGACCTTGCCTGCGAGACGGCCGGCCACAGGCACGGCGAAGGGGTCGGGAATCGGGTGCGGATGCGTCATGCAGAGAAACCGTAGAAATGCAGCGGGTTGTGGACCAGCACCTGTTCCAGATGGGTCCGGTCCGGCATGACACGCGCCAGCGCGTCCACCAGCGCTCCGTCGTCCGGCACGTGGGTGTGGTTGGGGTGCGGCCAGTCCGTGCCCCACAGGCAGCGCTCGGGAAAACGCGCCACGAGTTCCCGCGCCAGGGCCTCGCCAGCAGCGTAACGACGATCGGATGGCGCCAGCGCATCGATGCGGTCGATGCCGCTGACCTTGACGCGAAACAGCGGGTTCTCCATCAGGCGCAGCAGGGCCTGGAAGTCCGCGTGCCCCGCACCCAGGGTGGCGTCGACGCGCCCCATGTGGTCGATTACCACGGGCACCGCGCTGCGCGCCAGCGGCTGCGCCAGCATGTGGATCAGCGCGCTCTCGAAATGCACCTGCAGGTGCATGCCGACTTCAGCCAGGCGCCGGGTCAAGGCGATGATGGGTTCCACCGGGCTGGCCGCGCCCAGCCGCTGCATGAAGTTGAAGCGCACGCCCCGAAAGCCGGCGGCAGCCAGACGGCGCAACTCCGCATCGGCGACGCCGACATCGACCAGCGCGACACCCAGGTAGCGTCCCTGGCCGGCCGCGATCGCGTCCTCGACCACGCGGTTGTCCTGGCCATGCACCATCGATTGCACGATCACGCAACGCTCGATCCCCAGATGGCGGTGCAGCGCGAACAAGGTCTCGCGCGGGGCGTCCACGGGCGTCATGTGACGCTGCGGCGCATAGGGATAGTCCGAGGCGGGGCCGAACACGTGAACGTGGGCGTCGCAGGCTCCAGCGGGCAGTTGCAAGGCGGGCTTGCTGGGCTGTCGCAGGTAGGTGAGCACAGGCTGAGGCTCGGGGGAGTGGGCTGACATCAGGGGCATTATTGAAACCGGCCAAGGATTCGGGAAGTCAATGGCTTCTATAGCAGCTATGCTCATGTTCTATGGATATGCGTCAGCTTCAGTACTTCGTCCGCGTGGTTGAATCGGGCAGCTTCAGCGCCGCGGCCGCCGCGTTGCACATGACGCAACCATCGCTGAGCCGCCAGGTCGCCCTGCTTGAAGCCGATGTGCGGCAGCGGCTGCTCACGCGCACCGGTCGCGGTGTCATGCCGACGGAGGCGGGGCTAGCCCTGCTGGCGCATGCCCGCCAGATTCTGGAAATCGCCACGCGCGCGCGCGAGGAACTGCGCGAACTCAATGCCAGTCCATCCGGACGCGTGGTGATCGGTCTGCCACCGCGCGTGGCGCTGCGCCTGAGCGCCGAACTCGTGGCGCGCTTTCGCGAGCGCCTGCCGCGCGCGGTGCTGTCGATCTCGGAAGGCTTGAGCCTGCACCTGCGGGAATGGCTGGTGGCCGGACGGCTGGACCTCGCGTTGCTTTTCGATCCTGCGCCCTCGCCCCAGCTCAGCTACCACACGCTGCTGCAGGAGCCTTTGCTGCTGGTGGCGCCTCCGGGCACCGCGCTGCCGGCCCGTGTCGCCCTGTCCGCGTTGCCAGGCTATCCCGTGGTGTTGCCCAGCGCGCCCAATTCCATCCGCAGCCTGGTCGAGGCCCTGCTGCTGCCGCGCGGCATCACGCTGCAGGTACTGGCCGAAGTGGGCGCGGTCCAGACGGTGCTGGCCCTGGTCGAACGCGGCGTGGGCAGCACCCTGCTGCCAGAAAGTGCGCTGAAACTGGGCTCGGGCGTGCCGTTGCCGCATGCCCCCATCGGCCCACCCGGGGTGCGCAACAAGCTGGTGCTGGCCACCCCGCTGGCGGGGCCCAACACCCGCCTGCTCAAGGAAACGCACGCCCTGCTGCTGGAACTGGACCATCGGGCCATGCTCATGGGCGCGTCCCGCTGAGCGACGCGGTGCACCTCACGCGCGAGGCGATCGGCATCACCCCTGCGCGGGCCGGCGCTCAGAGCAGAAGCAACGCAGCGGCAGCCACCCCCGTGGGCAGCAGCGCGCCAAGCAGCAACCCACCGATGCTGATGGCCTCGTGCGTGAAGCCTTTTTTCAGCAAGGCCGCGCCGGCAGGATTGGGGGCGTTGGCGATCACGGTGAGCCCGCCCCCGCCACCGCCCCGGCCACCAGCATGTACTTGGCCTCGTCGGAAATGCCGGCGATCAGCGAGCCGAGGTACGTCAGCGCCGCGTTGTCGGTGATGGCGGTCAGCGCCATCGCGCCCCAGTACAGCTCCAGCGGCGCAAGGCTGCTGACCAAGGGCTGCAGCCACCAGGCCTGCATGCCCCCCAACACGACCAGGCCCGCCAGGAAAAAGCCCACCAGCAATGCCTCGCGCAGCACCAGCGGGCTCTGGTGGCGGGCATAGGCTTGCGTGAAGCCCAGGAACATCAGGAACAAGGCCAGGAACATGACCGGGTGGTGTGCAAGCGCGACGATACCGGCCAGCAAACCGGCATGGACCAGCACAAGCGCCCAAGGCACGTGGCGCTCCCGCCCACCCGCACCGGCCACGTCCAGCGCCACGAGGTGCGGCCGCAGCACCCAGGTCACCGCCGTGGCGTTGACGAACACGGCCACCGCGGCCTTCCAACCGAATTGGGTGAACATGAAGGTGCTGTCCCAGCCCCAGGCCTGGGCGACCATGAGCACGGGCGGGGCCGCGTACGACGTCAAGGTTCCACCGATGGAAATGTTCACGAACAAAACGCCCAACGCGAAGTACTTGGGCAGCGTTGGCACGGCC
It encodes:
- a CDS encoding LysR substrate-binding domain-containing protein, with the protein product MDMRQLQYFVRVVESGSFSAAAAALHMTQPSLSRQVALLEADVRQRLLTRTGRGVMPTEAGLALLAHARQILEIATRAREELRELNASPSGRVVIGLPPRVALRLSAELVARFRERLPRAVLSISEGLSLHLREWLVAGRLDLALLFDPAPSPQLSYHTLLQEPLLLVAPPGTALPARVALSALPGYPVVLPSAPNSIRSLVEALLLPRGITLQVLAEVGAVQTVLALVERGVGSTLLPESALKLGSGVPLPHAPIGPPGVRNKLVLATPLAGPNTRLLKETHALLLELDHRAMLMGASR
- a CDS encoding SDR family NAD(P)-dependent oxidoreductase: MTHPHPIPDPFAVPVAGRLAGKVALVTGAGSVGPGWGNGRAVAVRFAQEGAIVHGVDLDARRLSDTADKVAACAGRFIGGECDVTQSASVEAAVRRVLEVEGRIDILVNNVGGSAKGGPLEMSEAVWDQQIAFNLKSVFLTSKHVLPAMLAQGAGVIVNVASTSGLRWTGAAQVAYAAAKAGVIQMSKVMAVEYASRGIRVNTVVPGQLHTPMVEARLAGQRAGGDLQALLQARQARIPLPFMGDGRDTATAAAFLASDEARFITGTEIVVDGGMSVRCD
- a CDS encoding Bug family tripartite tricarboxylate transporter substrate binding protein, coding for MNHHFLNRRNFSLGAGAALFGAALPLRAQGKVTRLIVAFPPGGPVDFVARTLGEAMTQELGHPVIIENKPGGNGAIAAEFVARSAPDAATLWLTSVGAVAINPSLYPRLSYDPLKDLTPVSLVVNNVEVLVVPTNAPYNTGAEFVEAARKRGPEALAMASSGSGSVPHLAMELLNDAAGIKLMHVPYKGAAPAITDVIAGHVDGFFGDIPGLINHIKGGKLKAIGIASARRHPLLPEVKTFKEMGIAGVDSDNWYALFAGKGTPAAEVNRVNRAVRNALQKEAVRSKLAASGAEPGANSPAELAALLRADTDKWARVVKAKQIKPD
- a CDS encoding LysR substrate-binding domain-containing protein is translated as MKYDLNLLPVFTVLMEERSVTRAAERLGITQPSLSNALNRLREMLRDPLFIRERYGMQPTPKAEELAPVITAALASLDGVILGQQEFDPTRAQQLITIAPNSYVEFVLVPALVAKLRERAPGIRLRFTPYGSDLVETGVVSGMTAMALGRIADPPDNLIVQHLTDDGLACIVRADHPQIENKITKRQYEQLKHVNVLPPGRLRVGLFQALQRTGLKREVVVSVTNFLAVPEVVAVTDYCATLPRLICKHLARDTRLKVLPSPVDLGTFPMEMAWHARYRHDPAHRWLRALVAETAQELGAPASA
- a CDS encoding glutathione S-transferase family protein gives rise to the protein MITFYAYGAPNPHKVSIALLELGLKHEINVVEIWKGAGQTPEFLALNPNGKVPVIVDHDTGLTISESNAILLYLAEKTGKLLPTDPKLRQRALELLFFQASGVGPMFGQRAWFTLFAQEKVPYAIIRYRYEAERLTGVIEKLLQDGKPWFLGDDYSIVDIAFMGWIWTAVQMHFPIDDYPKLKAWFDRMLTRDSVKQGLVTPNPLPTFGAPATAD
- a CDS encoding aldo/keto reductase — its product is MALQDLLPGRLGFGTAPLGNMFRAIPEAEARATVDAAWSDGIRYFDNAPFYGAGLAEFRMGEALAGKPRDDYVISTKVGRLVLDEVEDVSTRDLGEKGEVFKHGRPNKIVNDYSEDATLRSIEDSLKRLQTDRIDIVWVHDVAQDFYGDEWLGVFESARKGAFKALDRLRDEGVITAWGLGVNRVEPIELLLDLQGPRPDGFLLAGRYTLLDHERALQRVMPKVSERGLGIVVGGPYSSGALVGGPNFEYAPATPAILDKVARIKALADRHGISMKAAGLQFALAHPAVAAVIPGASQPGRIAEDRAALNERVPTDFWRELRAAGVVHPTAPLPGGA
- a CDS encoding amidohydrolase family protein, which encodes MSAHSPEPQPVLTYLRQPSKPALQLPAGACDAHVHVFGPASDYPYAPQRHMTPVDAPRETLFALHRHLGIERCVIVQSMVHGQDNRVVEDAIAAGQGRYLGVALVDVGVADAELRRLAAAGFRGVRFNFMQRLGAASPVEPIIALTRRLAEVGMHLQVHFESALIHMLAQPLARSAVPVVIDHMGRVDATLGAGHADFQALLRLMENPLFRVKVSGIDRIDALAPSDRRYAAGEALARELVARFPERCLWGTDWPHPNHTHVPDDGALVDALARVMPDRTHLEQVLVHNPLHFYGFSA
- a CDS encoding MBL fold metallo-hydrolase, yielding MACGETPQKTGHSSSPQWKHGRFENTQPIAPTGLWKGLKLGWAFIFDKPQGSAPTDAIPVQALTRDALLLAPDGSLYRLGHSTLLLKLRGRFWLTDPVFAQRAFPVQWMGPARFHAPPIALDALPPIEGVLLSHDHYDHLDHGSILALADKAQHFVAPLGVGDRLIAWGVDPAKVWQLDWWDSVEIDGLRFVATPARHFSGRGLSDANSTLWSSWVVIDGGQRLFFSGDGGYFDGFKAIGERYGPFDVTLLECGAYDERWAEVHMQPEEVLQAYKDLRGRWLVPIHNGTFDLGLHPWKEPFERLSALAQADGNTQLAWPGVGERLSLARPGETLGTADQAPWWRDLR
- a CDS encoding SDR family NAD(P)-dependent oxidoreductase → MSAYTLPVQQPLGSGFHATSTANEVMRGISLAGRTAIVTGAYSGLGRETARALVAAGARVIAPARDVPRAEAELAEIPGVEVWPMDLLDPASIDRFAARFLAEGQALDLLILNAGIMALPERQLDARGLELQFATNHVGHFQLTGRLWPALAAAGKTTGARVVVVSSRGHRFSPVVFDDLHFEHRPYERWAAYGQSKTANVLFALELDHRGQAQGLRAFSVHPGGIVDTNLAKHLSQDELRAVGAIDEQGRPVVDAAKGFKNVAQGAATQLWCATSPRLAGLGGLYCEDGDVAPLVGASTGSDWHQVAARSQAGVFAHAVDPAAAQQLWTLSTTLTGVTYP
- a CDS encoding carboxymuconolactone decarboxylase family protein, producing the protein MRIAPITPGSNPDLAALEARIAQARGRISPLYQVLLNSPPMAEGWEQLLSAVRNRSTLPADLRELVILRVAVLNGAPYEFDAHVPHARAAGVPETLIEALRLPSLNAIESLGPLQSSALRLTDQMTRDIQVDPALMHQLASSMEERQLLDLVVTIAAYNMVSRLLVALEVGH